One region of Clavibacter michiganensis subsp. tessellarius genomic DNA includes:
- a CDS encoding D-arabinono-1,4-lactone oxidase: MTDTIEQGTAGTNWAGNYAYRAREVHSPTSVEELRTIVREATRIRVLGSRHSFNDIADSEVLVSLAELPADLVIDRDASTVTFSAGLAYGKLAELLGEEGLAIHNLASLPHISVGGAIATATHGSGIGNGNLGTAVAALEMITADGETVTYRRGDDDFDGVVVGLGALGVVTRVTLDVEPAYLVRQRVFEGLSWDAFDENLEDVFGGAYSVSVFTRFGEATDQVWLKSRVQLDVDGQPEDEVVMADYFGAPAATEERHPILGIDPVNSTSQLGVVGLWSDRLSHFKMGFTPSDGEEIQSEFHVPLDRAVEAVRALREMGDRIRPILLVCELRAVAEDSLWLSPQNGQATIGLHFTWKRDQEAVEALLVELEAAIRPFGARPHWGKVFTATAADIAPLYPRSGDFLALVERLDPTAKFRNAWFERALLG, from the coding sequence ATGACCGACACCATCGAGCAGGGCACCGCGGGCACCAACTGGGCCGGCAACTACGCGTATCGGGCCCGCGAGGTCCATTCGCCGACGAGCGTCGAGGAGCTGCGGACGATCGTCCGCGAGGCGACGCGCATCCGCGTCCTCGGATCCCGCCACTCGTTCAACGACATCGCCGACTCGGAGGTGCTGGTCTCGCTCGCCGAGCTGCCGGCCGACCTCGTGATCGACCGCGACGCCAGCACCGTCACCTTCTCCGCGGGCCTCGCCTACGGCAAGCTCGCGGAGCTCCTCGGCGAGGAGGGCCTCGCGATCCACAACCTCGCCTCGCTGCCGCACATCTCGGTCGGCGGCGCCATCGCGACGGCGACCCACGGGTCCGGCATCGGCAACGGCAACCTCGGCACGGCGGTCGCGGCGCTGGAGATGATCACGGCCGACGGCGAGACGGTGACGTACCGCCGCGGGGACGACGACTTCGACGGCGTCGTGGTGGGCCTCGGCGCGCTCGGCGTCGTCACGCGCGTCACCCTCGACGTCGAGCCCGCCTACCTCGTGCGCCAGCGCGTGTTCGAGGGCCTGTCGTGGGACGCGTTCGACGAGAACCTCGAGGACGTCTTCGGCGGCGCCTACAGCGTCAGCGTCTTCACGCGCTTCGGCGAGGCCACCGACCAGGTGTGGCTGAAGAGCCGCGTGCAGCTCGACGTCGACGGCCAGCCCGAGGACGAGGTCGTCATGGCCGACTACTTCGGGGCGCCCGCCGCGACGGAGGAGCGTCACCCGATCCTCGGCATCGATCCGGTGAACAGCACGTCCCAGCTCGGGGTCGTGGGCCTCTGGTCCGACCGCCTCTCGCACTTCAAGATGGGCTTCACTCCGAGCGACGGCGAGGAGATCCAGTCCGAGTTCCACGTGCCGCTCGACCGGGCCGTGGAGGCCGTGCGGGCGCTGCGGGAGATGGGCGACCGGATCCGCCCGATCCTCCTCGTGTGCGAGCTCCGCGCCGTCGCCGAGGACAGCCTCTGGCTGAGCCCCCAGAACGGGCAGGCGACCATCGGCCTGCACTTCACGTGGAAGCGCGACCAGGAGGCCGTCGAGGCGCTGCTCGTGGAGCTCGAGGCGGCCATCCGGCCCTTCGGCGCCCGCCCGCACTGGGGCAAGGTCTTCACCGCGACGGCGGCCGACATCGCCCCGCTGTACCCGCGATCCGGCGACTTCCTGGCCCTCGTCGAGCGCCTCGACCCGACGGCCAAGT
- a CDS encoding glycoside hydrolase family 2 TIM barrel-domain containing protein → MTHALPYFEDFAPTTGPARRPRSCLHSDAPRIVLNGDWRFRLSPTPRGLSDEMADPAFDDSGWDEIPVPSHWVLGQDGRFGLPAYTNVQYPFPVEPPFVPDENPTGDYRVEVDVPTDWESLERVVLRFEGVESAFKVWLNGDAVGTAMGSRLSHEFDVTQFLRPGVNVLAVRVHQWSIASYLEDQDQWWMPGIFRDVTLLGRPEGGIDDAWTRAEYDHETGAGTVHVEVDAEPSAFPVTFEVEDLGIHVTWDTPDDVAPVHVDRVEPWSAESPTQYQGFLRTNVEALSIRLGFRTVRIEGDRFLVNGRRVVFHGVNRHEAHPERGRVFDEEHAHADMLLMKQHNVNAIRTSHYPPHPRVLDLADELGFWVIDECDLETHGFEFGGWVGNPSDDPRFADHYLDRIERTIERDKNHPSIVMWSLGNEAGTGRNLAAMSAWVHRRDPGRPVHYEGDYTGEYTDVYSRMYSNLQETESIGSDVIPGDLLGCTPGEGMRQRSKPFILCEYVHAMGNGPGQIGEYEDLVLRYPRLHGGFVWEWRDHGILTETAGGEAFYAYGGDFGEVVHDGNFVMDGMVLPDDTPTPGLAEYKAVVQPIAFRLEREGGSASLVVESRYHSISTALTSLVWVLAVDGDDVATGVLDAAPVAAGDTVRIPLPADALDAGDLAGGADAGSAPEVWLTVQAILRDDEPWAEAGHVVAVEQFDLTPAPRPVVPARWVDADEEAYPDSGATRLTLGDGEFDLATGRLVRLGSLEVDGPRLELWRAPTDNDRSDSSGSYELADPRLTFGKGVPGPSSEARWRQAGLDRLTHRVRSVKVGSGSLTVVVRTSAAQSFDSVDTTYCWTEGADGTLGLRVDIVPSAGWAITWPRVGIRIDLPASVTNAEWFGTGPFESYPDSRRAALVGRFSSLVDDLGAVYSRPQETGHRSDLRELELGTFDGEGGIVIHAAPDTAGRRPGFTASRHTPQELDRAAHPHELPASEAVHLYIDAAQHGLGSRACGLDVLPEHQLWPSARTLELTIRSR, encoded by the coding sequence ATGACGCACGCCCTCCCCTACTTCGAGGACTTCGCCCCCACGACGGGCCCCGCCCGACGTCCCCGTTCCTGCCTGCACTCCGATGCCCCCCGCATCGTGCTGAACGGCGACTGGCGGTTCCGCCTCTCCCCCACCCCGCGCGGCCTCTCCGACGAGATGGCCGACCCGGCGTTCGACGACTCCGGCTGGGACGAGATCCCCGTGCCGAGCCACTGGGTGCTCGGCCAGGACGGCCGCTTCGGCCTCCCCGCCTACACGAACGTGCAGTACCCGTTCCCGGTCGAGCCGCCGTTCGTGCCCGACGAGAACCCCACGGGCGACTACCGCGTCGAGGTCGACGTGCCCACCGACTGGGAGTCGCTCGAGCGCGTCGTGCTCCGCTTCGAGGGCGTCGAGTCCGCCTTCAAGGTGTGGCTGAACGGCGACGCGGTCGGCACCGCGATGGGCTCGCGCCTCTCGCACGAGTTCGACGTCACCCAGTTCCTCCGCCCGGGCGTCAACGTGCTCGCCGTGCGCGTGCACCAGTGGTCGATCGCGAGCTACCTCGAGGACCAGGACCAGTGGTGGATGCCCGGCATCTTCCGCGACGTCACCCTCCTCGGCCGCCCCGAGGGCGGCATCGACGACGCGTGGACCCGCGCCGAGTACGACCACGAGACGGGCGCGGGCACCGTGCACGTCGAGGTCGACGCCGAGCCGAGCGCCTTCCCCGTCACGTTCGAGGTCGAGGATCTCGGCATCCACGTCACGTGGGACACCCCGGACGACGTCGCGCCCGTGCACGTCGACCGCGTCGAGCCGTGGAGCGCCGAGAGCCCCACGCAGTACCAGGGCTTCCTCCGCACGAACGTCGAGGCGCTCTCCATCCGCCTCGGCTTCCGCACCGTGCGGATCGAGGGCGACCGCTTCCTCGTCAACGGCCGCCGCGTCGTCTTCCACGGCGTCAACCGGCACGAGGCCCACCCCGAGCGCGGCCGCGTCTTCGACGAGGAGCACGCGCACGCCGACATGCTGCTGATGAAGCAGCACAACGTCAACGCGATCCGCACGAGCCACTACCCGCCGCACCCGCGCGTGCTCGACCTCGCCGACGAGCTCGGCTTCTGGGTCATCGACGAGTGCGACCTCGAGACCCACGGCTTCGAGTTCGGCGGCTGGGTCGGCAACCCCAGCGACGACCCGCGCTTCGCCGACCACTACCTCGACCGCATCGAGCGAACCATCGAGCGCGACAAGAACCACCCCTCGATCGTCATGTGGTCGCTCGGCAACGAGGCCGGCACCGGCCGGAACCTCGCCGCCATGTCGGCCTGGGTGCACCGCCGCGACCCCGGCCGCCCCGTGCACTACGAGGGCGACTACACGGGCGAGTACACCGACGTCTACTCGCGCATGTACTCGAACCTGCAGGAGACCGAGTCCATCGGCAGCGACGTGATCCCCGGCGACCTGCTCGGCTGCACGCCCGGCGAGGGCATGCGCCAGCGCTCGAAGCCCTTCATCCTCTGCGAGTACGTGCACGCCATGGGCAACGGCCCCGGCCAGATCGGCGAGTACGAGGACCTCGTGCTCCGCTACCCGCGCCTCCACGGCGGCTTCGTGTGGGAGTGGCGCGACCACGGCATCCTCACCGAGACCGCGGGCGGCGAGGCGTTCTACGCCTACGGCGGCGACTTCGGCGAGGTCGTGCACGACGGCAACTTCGTGATGGACGGCATGGTCCTCCCCGACGACACCCCCACGCCCGGCCTCGCCGAGTACAAGGCCGTCGTGCAGCCCATCGCGTTCCGGCTCGAGCGGGAGGGCGGATCCGCGTCCCTCGTCGTGGAGAGCCGCTACCACTCGATCTCCACCGCGCTCACGAGCCTCGTCTGGGTGCTCGCGGTCGACGGCGACGACGTCGCGACCGGGGTCCTCGACGCCGCGCCCGTCGCGGCAGGCGACACCGTGCGGATCCCGCTGCCCGCCGACGCGCTCGACGCGGGCGACCTCGCGGGCGGCGCCGACGCGGGCTCCGCGCCCGAGGTCTGGCTCACGGTGCAGGCGATCCTCCGCGACGACGAGCCCTGGGCCGAGGCCGGCCACGTGGTCGCCGTGGAGCAGTTCGACCTCACGCCCGCGCCGCGTCCCGTCGTGCCCGCCCGCTGGGTCGACGCCGACGAGGAGGCGTACCCCGACTCCGGCGCCACGCGCCTCACCCTCGGCGACGGCGAGTTCGACCTCGCCACCGGCCGCCTCGTGCGGCTCGGCTCGCTCGAGGTCGACGGCCCGCGCCTCGAGCTGTGGCGCGCGCCCACCGACAACGACCGCAGCGACAGCAGCGGCTCCTACGAGCTGGCGGATCCGCGCCTCACCTTCGGCAAGGGCGTCCCCGGTCCGTCGAGCGAGGCGCGCTGGCGCCAGGCCGGCCTCGACCGGCTGACCCACCGGGTCCGCTCGGTGAAGGTCGGATCCGGCTCGCTCACGGTCGTCGTGCGCACGAGCGCGGCGCAGTCCTTCGACTCGGTCGACACGACGTACTGCTGGACCGAGGGCGCCGACGGCACGCTGGGCCTGCGCGTCGACATCGTGCCGAGCGCCGGCTGGGCCATCACGTGGCCGCGCGTCGGGATCCGCATCGACCTGCCCGCGAGCGTCACGAACGCGGAGTGGTTCGGCACGGGCCCGTTCGAGTCGTACCCCGACTCCCGCCGCGCGGCGCTCGTCGGCCGGTTCTCGTCGCTCGTCGACGACCTGGGCGCCGTGTACTCGCGGCCGCAGGAGACCGGCCACCGCAGCGACCTGCGCGAGCTCGAGCTCGGCACCTTCGACGGCGAGGGCGGCATCGTGATCCACGCCGCCCCCGACACCGCGGGCCGCCGCCCCGGCTTCACGGCCTCGCGGCACACGCCGCAGGAGCTCGACCGGGCGGCGCACCCGCACGAGCTGCCCGCCAGCGAGGCGGTGCACCTGTACATCGACGCCGCGCAGCACGGGCTCGGCTCGCGCGCGTGCGGGCTCGACGTGCTGCCCGAGCACCAGCTGTGGCCCTCGGCCCGCACGCTGGAGCTCACCATCCGCAGCCGCTGA